A genomic segment from Phragmites australis chromosome 6, lpPhrAust1.1, whole genome shotgun sequence encodes:
- the LOC133921557 gene encoding dof zinc finger protein 2-like isoform X1 — protein MDAAAHWHQGLGLGKSMEEMLMAGNTNPNQNPNPPPAAPSVPGAQRAGAPAPATAAPGAGAGAGTERRPRPQKEKALNCPRCNSTNTKFCYYNNYSLQQPRYFCKTCRRYWTEGGSLRNVPVGGGSRKNKRSSSSVSSAAAAAASTSAAVSGTVPVELAAKNPKLMHEAAHDLNLAFPHHHGRGLQPPEFAAFPSLESGSVCNPGGAMAGNGAGGRGVGAFSAMELLRSTGCYVPLQHVQLGMPAEYAAGGFALGEFRMPPPPQSQSVLGFSLDMHGTGGVGGAGGYSAGLQGVQESSAGRLLFPFEDLKPAVRADGRENTGADQYEHSKDQGGEGGGASGVTGGHETPGFWSNSMIGNGSSNGGGGPW, from the exons ATGGACGCAGCGGCGCACTGGCATCAG GGGCTAGGGCTAGGGAAGTCCATGGAGGAGATGCTGATGGCTGGAAACACAAATCCTAACCAGAATCCGAATCCACCACCGGCTGCGCCCTCGGTTCCCGGCGCTCAGCGAGCTGGCGCTCCGGCACCAGCTACGGCAGCGCCTGGCGCTGGAGCGGGGGCGGGTACggagcggcggccgcggccgcagAAGGAGAAGGCGCTCAACTGCCCGCGGTGCAACTCCACAAACACCAAGTTCTGCTACTACAACAATTACAGCCTGCAGCAGCCGCGCTACTTCTGCAAGACGTGCCGCCGCTACTGGACCGAGGGCGGCTCGCTCCGCAACGTCCCGGTGGGCGGCGGCTCCAGGAAGAACAAGCGCTCGTCCTCGTCCGTGTcgtccgcggccgcggccgccgcttCCACCTCCGCGGCGGTGTCCGGCACGGTCCCCGTGGAGCTCGCGGCCAAGAACCCGAAGCTGATGCACGAGGCCGCGCACGACCTCAACCTGGCGTTCCCGCACCACCACGGCCGCGGCCTGCAACCGCCGGAGTTCGCGGCGTTCCCGAGCCTGGAAAGCGGCAGCGTGTGCAACCCAGGAGGGGCCATGGCGGGCAACGGCGCCGGTGGCAGGGGCGTGGGCGCGTTCTCGGCGATGGAGCTGCTGAGGAGCACCGGCTGCTACGTTCCACTGCAGCACGTGCAGCTAGGGATGCCCGCCGAGTACGCTGCCGGGGGATTCGCGCTGGGCGAGTTCCGCatgcccccgccgccgcagTCTCAGAGTGTACTCGGGTTCTCGCTGGACATGCACGGCACGGGTGGAGTTGGCGGTGCCGGGGGTTACAGCGCTGGGTTGCAGGGCGTGCAGGAGAGCTCGGCTGGCAGGCTGCTCTTCCCCTTCGAGGACTTGAAGCCGGCGGTGAGAGCAGATGGGCGCGAAAACACCGGAGCTGATCAATACGAGCACAGCAAAGATCAAGGAGGCGAGGGCGGCGGGGCGAGCGGCGTCACCGGTGGCCATGAGACTCCGGGGTTCTGGAGCAATAGCATGATTGGGAATGGCAgcagcaatggcggcggcggtccTTGGTAA
- the LOC133921557 gene encoding dof zinc finger protein 2-like isoform X2, with the protein MEEMLMAGNTNPNQNPNPPPAAPSVPGAQRAGAPAPATAAPGAGAGAGTERRPRPQKEKALNCPRCNSTNTKFCYYNNYSLQQPRYFCKTCRRYWTEGGSLRNVPVGGGSRKNKRSSSSVSSAAAAAASTSAAVSGTVPVELAAKNPKLMHEAAHDLNLAFPHHHGRGLQPPEFAAFPSLESGSVCNPGGAMAGNGAGGRGVGAFSAMELLRSTGCYVPLQHVQLGMPAEYAAGGFALGEFRMPPPPQSQSVLGFSLDMHGTGGVGGAGGYSAGLQGVQESSAGRLLFPFEDLKPAVRADGRENTGADQYEHSKDQGGEGGGASGVTGGHETPGFWSNSMIGNGSSNGGGGPW; encoded by the coding sequence ATGGAGGAGATGCTGATGGCTGGAAACACAAATCCTAACCAGAATCCGAATCCACCACCGGCTGCGCCCTCGGTTCCCGGCGCTCAGCGAGCTGGCGCTCCGGCACCAGCTACGGCAGCGCCTGGCGCTGGAGCGGGGGCGGGTACggagcggcggccgcggccgcagAAGGAGAAGGCGCTCAACTGCCCGCGGTGCAACTCCACAAACACCAAGTTCTGCTACTACAACAATTACAGCCTGCAGCAGCCGCGCTACTTCTGCAAGACGTGCCGCCGCTACTGGACCGAGGGCGGCTCGCTCCGCAACGTCCCGGTGGGCGGCGGCTCCAGGAAGAACAAGCGCTCGTCCTCGTCCGTGTcgtccgcggccgcggccgccgcttCCACCTCCGCGGCGGTGTCCGGCACGGTCCCCGTGGAGCTCGCGGCCAAGAACCCGAAGCTGATGCACGAGGCCGCGCACGACCTCAACCTGGCGTTCCCGCACCACCACGGCCGCGGCCTGCAACCGCCGGAGTTCGCGGCGTTCCCGAGCCTGGAAAGCGGCAGCGTGTGCAACCCAGGAGGGGCCATGGCGGGCAACGGCGCCGGTGGCAGGGGCGTGGGCGCGTTCTCGGCGATGGAGCTGCTGAGGAGCACCGGCTGCTACGTTCCACTGCAGCACGTGCAGCTAGGGATGCCCGCCGAGTACGCTGCCGGGGGATTCGCGCTGGGCGAGTTCCGCatgcccccgccgccgcagTCTCAGAGTGTACTCGGGTTCTCGCTGGACATGCACGGCACGGGTGGAGTTGGCGGTGCCGGGGGTTACAGCGCTGGGTTGCAGGGCGTGCAGGAGAGCTCGGCTGGCAGGCTGCTCTTCCCCTTCGAGGACTTGAAGCCGGCGGTGAGAGCAGATGGGCGCGAAAACACCGGAGCTGATCAATACGAGCACAGCAAAGATCAAGGAGGCGAGGGCGGCGGGGCGAGCGGCGTCACCGGTGGCCATGAGACTCCGGGGTTCTGGAGCAATAGCATGATTGGGAATGGCAgcagcaatggcggcggcggtccTTGGTAA